One Glycine max cultivar Williams 82 chromosome 6, Glycine_max_v4.0, whole genome shotgun sequence DNA segment encodes these proteins:
- the LOC100786193 gene encoding disease resistance protein L6 isoform X2: MVRKKHLSLLPSTSGIALASSTIMHAIRTYDVFVSFHGLDTRNNFAALLLQALHRNGIDAFNDNVHVMKGEFIESELYMAIDGSRNFIVVFTKNYASSTWCLHELARICMNIETSTRRILPIFYVVDPLKVQKQSGCYEKAFMDYEERFRGAKEREQVWRWRKGLKQVSHLPCLHIQNELWCQTTLIQCKIMRL, translated from the exons AAACACTTGTCCCTGCTTCCTTCAACTTCTGGAATTGCATTGGCTTCTAGCACCATCATGCATGCAATAAGGACATATGATGTGTTTGTGAGCTTCCACGGTTTAGACACACGCAACAATTTTGCTGCTCTTCTTCTTCAAGCTCTCCATAGGAATGGCATTGATGCCTTCAACGATAATGTACATGTCATGAAAGGTGAATTCATTGAATCCGAGCTGTATATGGCCATTGATGGGTCTCGCAATTTCATTGTGGTCTTCACAAAGAACTATGCTTCCTCAACTTGGTGCTTGCACGAACTAGCACGGATCTGCATGAACATTGAAACATCAACAAGACGAATTCTGcccattttttatgttgttgatCCATTAAAAGTGCAAAAGCAGAGTGGATGTTATGAGAAAGCCTTTATGGATTACGAAGAAAGATTCAGAGGAGCTAAAGAGAGGGAGCAAGTATGGAGATGGAGAAAAGGTCTGAAACAAGTGTCACATCTCCCTTGTTTGCATATCCAAAATGA ACTCTGGTGCCAGACCACCCTCATTCAATGCAAAATCATGAGGCTTTAA
- the LOC100786193 gene encoding disease resistance protein RPV1 isoform X1 — MVRKKHLSLLPSTSGIALASSTIMHAIRTYDVFVSFHGLDTRNNFAALLLQALHRNGIDAFNDNVHVMKGEFIESELYMAIDGSRNFIVVFTKNYASSTWCLHELARICMNIETSTRRILPIFYVVDPLKVQKQSGCYEKAFMDYEERFRGAKEREQVWRWRKGLKQVSHLPCLHIQNDLQHLQQAEIEEILQEIINILNF, encoded by the exons AAACACTTGTCCCTGCTTCCTTCAACTTCTGGAATTGCATTGGCTTCTAGCACCATCATGCATGCAATAAGGACATATGATGTGTTTGTGAGCTTCCACGGTTTAGACACACGCAACAATTTTGCTGCTCTTCTTCTTCAAGCTCTCCATAGGAATGGCATTGATGCCTTCAACGATAATGTACATGTCATGAAAGGTGAATTCATTGAATCCGAGCTGTATATGGCCATTGATGGGTCTCGCAATTTCATTGTGGTCTTCACAAAGAACTATGCTTCCTCAACTTGGTGCTTGCACGAACTAGCACGGATCTGCATGAACATTGAAACATCAACAAGACGAATTCTGcccattttttatgttgttgatCCATTAAAAGTGCAAAAGCAGAGTGGATGTTATGAGAAAGCCTTTATGGATTACGAAGAAAGATTCAGAGGAGCTAAAGAGAGGGAGCAAGTATGGAGATGGAGAAAAGGTCTGAAACAAGTGTCACATCTCCCTTGTTTGCATATCCAAAATGA TCTACAACATTTACAACAGGCAGAGATCGAAGAAATTCTTCAAgagataataaatatattgaatttcTAA
- the LOC100786193 gene encoding disease resistance protein RPV1 isoform X3 has protein sequence MVRKKHLSLLPSTSGIALASSTIMHAIRTYDVFVSFHGLDTRNNFAALLLQALHRNGIDAFNDNVHVMKGEFIESELYMAIDGSRNFIVVFTKNYASSTWCLHELARICMNIETSTRRILPIFYVVDPLKVQKQSGCYEKAFMDYEERFRGAKEREQVWRWRKGLKQVSHLPCLHIQNDMKRS, from the exons AAACACTTGTCCCTGCTTCCTTCAACTTCTGGAATTGCATTGGCTTCTAGCACCATCATGCATGCAATAAGGACATATGATGTGTTTGTGAGCTTCCACGGTTTAGACACACGCAACAATTTTGCTGCTCTTCTTCTTCAAGCTCTCCATAGGAATGGCATTGATGCCTTCAACGATAATGTACATGTCATGAAAGGTGAATTCATTGAATCCGAGCTGTATATGGCCATTGATGGGTCTCGCAATTTCATTGTGGTCTTCACAAAGAACTATGCTTCCTCAACTTGGTGCTTGCACGAACTAGCACGGATCTGCATGAACATTGAAACATCAACAAGACGAATTCTGcccattttttatgttgttgatCCATTAAAAGTGCAAAAGCAGAGTGGATGTTATGAGAAAGCCTTTATGGATTACGAAGAAAGATTCAGAGGAGCTAAAGAGAGGGAGCAAGTATGGAGATGGAGAAAAGGTCTGAAACAAGTGTCACATCTCCCTTGTTTGCATATCCAAAATGA CATGAAGAGAAGTTGA